Proteins co-encoded in one Chitinophagales bacterium genomic window:
- a CDS encoding T9SS type A sorting domain-containing protein, which produces MKAFSLVVSIYFFLCHSLFLQSQNNKYFQKGFFWEENINNHGIRVIQKPNNGNFLIIGPTNDYSGIIEGFVFEMNEYGTMVQVLEFKEEGFNRVILRDLKITEEGIALVGFVENEAEVKWYSYFLHIDEDGNILHKKIGDDLPYNNAFFTMTPTPDGNYLVAGQIAERRGSLSYMDPFLMKIDKEGNELWQKQYYPYSKGNRFDEIIPNEDQTGYYLLGTVGYNVESGEPLIMEIDEDGNVIWEKIYDVFQEDSFSTIATSIAVTNDNQLMFTALVNSVFAYGYIVKLDSSRNIEWRNDGDLFYSETIKEVNPLADGTYVAVGANSNYLISGKTRTDADMQLAKLSAEGEVLWERRYGGLSSDYGFDMMVTEEGGFIVCGRLQSLELTDADFGAALYVVKTNCMGLLTEPQTSFSAEQDPENPLTYHFTNHSEYVYPDSIDGGHFLWDFGDGATSEELHPTHSYANKGESRIVTLTAVVCSDTSRFDIKVVTGEEIVGIEGVDGLPAFSFKLYPNPTSSGQVFLDYDLPKEGLLQLYDLQGKEVGNWRLDSQNKELILDLEKLRSGMYVYRLTSEGAFLKGGKLVVE; this is translated from the coding sequence ATGAAAGCATTTTCATTAGTAGTTAGTATATACTTTTTTCTCTGTCACTCTTTGTTCCTTCAATCTCAAAACAACAAATACTTTCAAAAAGGCTTTTTTTGGGAGGAAAATATCAACAATCATGGAATTAGAGTTATTCAAAAACCCAATAATGGTAATTTTTTGATAATTGGACCGACCAATGATTATTCTGGCATCATAGAGGGTTTTGTTTTTGAAATGAATGAATATGGAACGATGGTACAGGTGTTGGAGTTTAAGGAGGAGGGCTTTAATAGAGTTATTTTAAGAGATTTGAAAATCACTGAGGAAGGTATTGCTTTAGTCGGTTTTGTGGAAAATGAAGCAGAAGTAAAGTGGTATTCCTATTTCCTACACATTGATGAAGATGGGAATATTCTACACAAAAAAATAGGCGATGATTTGCCCTACAACAATGCTTTTTTCACCATGACCCCGACTCCAGATGGAAATTATTTGGTAGCAGGTCAAATAGCAGAACGAAGAGGCTCTCTGTCTTATATGGATCCTTTTTTGATGAAGATAGACAAAGAAGGAAATGAACTGTGGCAAAAACAATACTACCCTTATAGCAAAGGAAACCGTTTTGATGAAATCATTCCCAACGAAGACCAAACGGGCTATTACCTATTAGGAACAGTTGGCTACAATGTAGAATCTGGCGAACCTTTAATCATGGAAATAGACGAAGACGGGAATGTGATTTGGGAGAAGATATACGATGTGTTTCAAGAGGATTCCTTTAGTACTATCGCCACAAGCATTGCAGTCACAAATGATAATCAATTGATGTTTACCGCATTGGTGAATAGTGTTTTTGCTTATGGCTATATTGTAAAGTTGGATTCTTCAAGAAATATTGAGTGGAGGAATGATGGAGATTTGTTTTACAGTGAAACGATTAAAGAAGTCAATCCTTTAGCAGATGGTACATATGTCGCAGTAGGAGCGAATAGCAACTACCTAATTAGTGGAAAAACACGAACAGATGCGGATATGCAGTTGGCAAAGTTGAGTGCCGAAGGAGAGGTTCTGTGGGAAAGGCGATATGGGGGATTGAGTAGCGACTATGGTTTTGATATGATGGTCACAGAAGAGGGTGGGTTTATAGTTTGCGGTCGTTTGCAGAGTTTAGAATTGACAGATGCTGATTTTGGGGCAGCCTTGTATGTGGTCAAAACCAACTGCATGGGCCTCCTCACCGAACCCCAAACCTCCTTCTCCGCTGAACAAGACCCCGAAAACCCTCTCACCTATCACTTCACCAATCACAGCGAATACGTCTATCCCGATAGCATAGATGGAGGACATTTTTTGTGGGATTTTGGAGACGGTGCGACTTCGGAGGAACTACATCCAACACATTCTTATGCTAACAAAGGAGAATCCCGTATTGTGACTTTGACCGCAGTAGTGTGTTCCGATACCTCCCGATTCGACATCAAAGTGGTGACAGGAGAAGAAATTGTAGGGATTGAAGGAGTGGACGGACTGCCCGCTTTTTCCTTCAAATTGTATCCGAATCCTACAAGTAGTGGACAGGTGTTTTTGGACTACGATTTGCCAAAAGAGGGTTTGCTGCAATTGTATGATTTACAGGGGAAAGAAGTGGGGAATTGGAGATTGGATAGTCAAAATAAGGAGTTGATATTGGATTTGGAGAAGTTGAGGAGTGGGATGTATGTGTATCGGCTGACGAGTGAGGGGGCGTTTTTGAAGGGAGGGAAATTGGTGGTGGAGTGA
- a CDS encoding T9SS type A sorting domain-containing protein, whose product MASTVATWTHSSNPIVINSTAIRINGDLVILGGAELTINNMAFEFGLEGRVIVQRGGKLTLRNSTFTGDDICTTMWQGIQVHGVGSSGQQPTINNTGKLYIIDSVIEHAVVGVANKEIDSFNMNGIAITDLGDYIANGTISSVSYLQLDKVYQTSFDNSNGFVEVTGNNTVFRDCFYGAFVGESNGPNDMFASYSPWSVIKSATFNTSGNLRCPLDGYRTEAGISTFNMVGTSKVKVDYCEFNNLKHGWYSHLNVNQESKTNAFFNCNRGISIYGLGTYSFIKFDVNNNEFSDCDAAVQATKTNIQVSDNYIEATNLIFGANIGILLRGCDFLIDENRTSNIYTAVLSLDNDEWESHIKRNIFQDGYVGVVTGGDNTGVQMFCNNFDNYLDVGIGVVPWQNAGSVGILSEQGVCNDFPTQNIFTPNAQSTTDIYAGVSTPTFEYRDFNIVGNITVSPPVQLVDCSGAFPGNDRADYCDFTTDAKIPVSQINNLPSEGEKNRAVAAWFREYMFQGDVVAAVSLLETVSTRATKRKLIPFKLSENDFIGVNQLLSELPLQSLEDQNFNAYYSLLVALKQANRDYFSSLTQSEISTLTTIAGSKTHTALDAQEHLRRAGLAYYPIELPDLSVLPHNQSVNKAIIPTPNIATISSNPITSWGRISYDLPTNEIAVLHIFNITGKKVREEKIENKGTYTIAEDALVNGLYIYTISSNQKILHREKIIIAR is encoded by the coding sequence GTGGCTTCTACTGTTGCTACTTGGACTCATAGTTCAAACCCAATAGTTATAAACAGTACCGCTATTAGAATCAATGGAGATTTAGTCATCCTTGGCGGAGCTGAATTAACAATTAATAACATGGCTTTTGAATTTGGTTTAGAGGGTCGAGTAATTGTACAACGAGGAGGTAAATTGACACTTCGAAATTCTACGTTTACTGGAGATGATATTTGTACTACTATGTGGCAAGGAATACAGGTTCATGGAGTAGGAAGTAGTGGGCAACAACCAACAATAAATAATACAGGTAAACTTTACATAATTGATTCTGTAATAGAACATGCAGTCGTAGGAGTAGCGAATAAAGAGATAGATTCATTCAATATGAATGGTATTGCGATAACCGATTTAGGAGATTACATAGCAAATGGTACAATTTCTTCAGTTAGTTATTTACAGTTAGATAAAGTCTATCAGACTTCTTTTGATAACTCAAATGGTTTTGTAGAGGTAACAGGAAACAATACCGTGTTTAGAGATTGTTTCTATGGAGCTTTTGTAGGTGAGTCAAATGGGCCAAATGATATGTTTGCTTCATATAGTCCTTGGAGTGTGATAAAAAGTGCTACGTTTAATACTTCTGGTAATTTGAGATGTCCCTTAGATGGATACAGAACGGAAGCGGGAATTTCTACATTTAATATGGTTGGAACCTCAAAAGTAAAAGTTGATTATTGTGAATTCAATAATTTAAAACATGGATGGTATTCTCATTTGAATGTTAATCAAGAAAGTAAGACTAATGCATTCTTTAATTGTAATAGAGGAATATCTATTTATGGTTTAGGTACTTATTCTTTTATCAAGTTTGATGTAAATAATAATGAATTTTCTGATTGCGATGCTGCTGTTCAAGCAACAAAAACGAATATACAAGTTTCTGACAATTATATAGAAGCAACAAATTTAATTTTTGGTGCCAATATAGGTATATTGTTGAGGGGATGTGATTTTCTTATAGATGAGAATCGAACGTCCAATATTTATACTGCTGTACTAAGTTTGGACAATGATGAATGGGAAAGTCATATCAAACGCAATATATTTCAAGATGGTTATGTTGGAGTCGTAACAGGAGGCGATAACACAGGGGTTCAAATGTTTTGTAATAATTTTGACAATTATTTGGATGTGGGCATTGGCGTTGTTCCGTGGCAAAATGCGGGGTCAGTGGGTATTTTGAGTGAGCAAGGAGTATGTAATGATTTTCCTACTCAAAATATTTTTACCCCTAATGCACAAAGTACTACAGATATTTATGCAGGAGTTTCTACTCCTACTTTTGAATACCGAGATTTCAATATTGTAGGAAATATTACTGTAAGTCCTCCTGTTCAGTTGGTAGATTGCAGTGGAGCTTTTCCTGGCAATGATAGGGCTGATTATTGTGATTTTACTACTGATGCAAAGATACCTGTTTCTCAAATTAACAATTTGCCTTCTGAAGGTGAGAAAAATAGAGCCGTAGCAGCTTGGTTTCGGGAATATATGTTTCAAGGTGATGTGGTAGCGGCAGTTAGTCTATTGGAAACGGTTTCTACAAGAGCTACTAAGCGAAAACTGATTCCTTTTAAATTAAGTGAAAATGACTTTATTGGAGTAAATCAACTTCTGAGTGAGTTGCCTCTTCAAAGTTTGGAGGATCAAAATTTTAATGCCTATTACAGTCTTTTAGTAGCTTTAAAACAAGCAAATAGAGATTATTTCTCCAGTCTCACCCAAAGTGAAATCAGTACTTTAACCACAATTGCTGGTAGCAAAACCCATACAGCATTGGATGCACAAGAACATCTGCGAAGAGCAGGGTTGGCTTATTATCCTATAGAACTACCTGATTTATCAGTTTTGCCCCACAATCAAAGTGTAAACAAAGCTATAATCCCTACTCCTAATATTGCAACGATAAGTTCTAATCCAATAACAAGTTGGGGAAGAATCTCCTATGATTTACCTACAAATGAAATTGCAGTATTGCATATTTTTAACATCACAGGTAAAAAAGTAAGAGAAGAAAAGATAGAGAATAAGGGAACTTATACAATTGCAGAGGATGCCTTAGTCAATGGATTGTATATTTATACCATTAGCTCCAATCAGAAAATTTTGCATAGAGAAAAAATAATCATTGCAAGGTAA
- a CDS encoding MerR family transcriptional regulator: MANYSIKEIEHLSGVKAHTIRIWEQRYHVVDPKRTDTNIRYYTDEDLKLILNIALLNKQGIRIGTIARMNTPEMLRKINSLSSVVAKYELQINELIGSMIEIDEAKFEKIMLTNILQYGFEDTMLKVIYPFLEKIGIMWMTGNINPAQEHFISNLIRQKIIVAIDGQVYNPQLSSKKYLLYLPDGELHELSLLFLCYLLKARNNKVTYLGASVPVQDVLSVVEHYQPDYVYTILTSAPATSELEEYIRSLAEKLYPVKLLISGQRIQDVSFDLPSNVLVLGKMDEIVGFLDGES; the protein is encoded by the coding sequence ATGGCAAATTATTCGATCAAAGAAATAGAGCATCTTTCAGGAGTGAAAGCACATACCATTAGGATTTGGGAACAGCGCTATCACGTTGTTGATCCGAAACGTACAGATACCAATATTCGCTACTATACAGATGAGGATTTGAAGCTGATTCTAAATATTGCTTTGTTGAACAAGCAAGGAATTCGCATTGGTACGATTGCACGGATGAATACACCAGAAATGCTCCGAAAAATCAATTCTTTGAGTAGTGTGGTAGCAAAATATGAATTGCAAATCAATGAGTTGATTGGCTCAATGATAGAAATTGACGAAGCCAAATTTGAGAAGATAATGTTGACCAATATTCTGCAATATGGTTTTGAGGATACGATGTTGAAGGTTATTTATCCTTTTTTGGAGAAAATCGGGATCATGTGGATGACAGGTAACATTAATCCTGCACAAGAGCATTTTATCAGTAATTTGATTCGACAGAAAATTATTGTGGCGATTGATGGTCAGGTGTACAATCCTCAATTGTCGAGCAAAAAATATTTACTATATTTACCCGATGGTGAGTTGCATGAGTTGAGTTTGTTGTTTTTGTGTTATTTATTGAAAGCCAGAAATAACAAAGTGACCTATTTGGGCGCAAGTGTGCCTGTTCAGGACGTTTTGAGTGTTGTGGAACATTACCAACCCGACTATGTTTATACCATTCTTACCTCTGCCCCTGCTACGAGTGAGTTGGAAGAATACATTCGCTCACTTGCCGAAAAACTGTACCCTGTCAAGCTCCTGATTTCTGGACAAAGGATTCAGGATGTTTCGTTTGACTTGCCTTCTAATGTGTTGGTTTTGGGGAAAATGGATGAGATTGTTGGGTTTTTGGATGGGGAGTCATAG